Proteins found in one Thalassomonas actiniarum genomic segment:
- a CDS encoding SPOR domain-containing protein, translated as MAHQDYVSRPRANNKKNNPYNQQEAASEGIPLKVKLISLFTVAAIAMFGYFLWSIKDNQPAPIHTGTPQSPAKKPSTKSLPAPPKEKWKYMEELKNKEVEVGEYEVKTSGPYQMQCGSFRTQKQAEVLKANIAFTGIEAQIKQVKGSSGIWHKVILGPYERKRLAEKDKHKLKNNNINGCQIWLWR; from the coding sequence ATGGCTCATCAGGATTACGTTTCACGCCCCCGCGCAAACAATAAAAAAAATAATCCCTATAACCAGCAGGAAGCTGCCAGCGAGGGAATACCTTTAAAGGTTAAACTGATCAGTTTATTCACTGTGGCGGCCATTGCTATGTTCGGTTATTTTTTATGGTCGATAAAAGATAACCAACCGGCGCCGATCCATACCGGCACGCCGCAGTCACCGGCAAAAAAACCAAGCACAAAAAGCTTGCCCGCGCCTCCCAAGGAAAAGTGGAAATATATGGAAGAGCTGAAAAATAAAGAAGTGGAAGTGGGCGAATACGAAGTTAAAACCAGCGGCCCGTACCAGATGCAATGTGGCTCGTTTCGTACTCAAAAACAGGCGGAAGTGCTTAAAGCCAATATTGCCTTTACCGGCATAGAAGCGCAGATAAAGCAGGTAAAAGGCTCCAGCGGCATCTGGCATAAAGTGATCCTCGGACCTTATGAAAGAAAACGTTTGGCGGAAAAAGACAAGCACAAACTCAAAAACAATAATATCAACGGTTGCCAAATCTGGCTCTGGCGCTAA
- a CDS encoding 3TM-type holin: protein MAKGMSWFSALLGGNIKEPIQAVGGILDELFTSEEETLNLALIKHRLLQQPALVQAEINKVQASHRSIFVAGARPFLMWICGLGFLFAFIINPSLQWLFPEIGAPELPLEVMMELTLGMLGLAGLRTVEKIKGVAK from the coding sequence ATGGCAAAAGGCATGAGCTGGTTCAGTGCTTTATTGGGCGGCAATATCAAAGAGCCGATCCAGGCGGTGGGGGGCATATTGGATGAGTTATTCACCAGTGAAGAAGAAACCCTTAATTTAGCCCTGATCAAGCACCGCTTGTTACAACAACCGGCGCTGGTGCAGGCGGAAATCAACAAGGTACAGGCGAGCCATCGTAGTATTTTTGTTGCCGGGGCCCGGCCGTTTCTGATGTGGATTTGCGGCCTGGGGTTCTTGTTTGCCTTTATTATCAATCCCAGTTTGCAATGGCTGTTTCCTGAAATAGGTGCACCTGAATTGCCGCTGGAGGTGATGATGGAATTGACCCTGGGCATGTTAGGTCTGGCCGGGTTGAGAACCGTCGAAAAAATTAAGGGAGTTGCTAAATGA
- a CDS encoding putative bifunctional diguanylate cyclase/phosphodiesterase has protein sequence MEEHLLAQALLFAIEAFVFALLAFFLWIYYQGLGRQYVKLWMLSLLALSVSSVAVSLQNYYYALPQTHIISVVLEVFEQVFRYLHLVLLLFGLYCAKTQRSLAGKELFWATSLVLLLGGLATLLYAFEQRDVFNRFYLRVSLQTFVFGCSLLGASFYLLFSPKQHFSSKILMWLLFLMGARYLLFSFASIIAITEDWFGELSTMMVFIDFGANSILGFTMLIWMQGAERNAALVAMSQIQYLGKHDSLTGVLNREQVIEKLPLAMTMALEKNNKLSIFLLDIKHFKFINDTYGLKAGDYLLGEIAKRLNNSILLPQVVGRLSGDSFVFVLDIQRAHMLDMALDHLHELISRPYRYQDHEISISCSIGYCFFPEHGENAEELLQNANMALFEAESHNKPSVEFDESMQSQGRYYLLMEKEIRNALAADEFVLYFQPQLNLLTNRLEGVEALVRWQHPEKGLLTPDKFLPDIEKLGLNSELDGYVLNKACQTIGEWYERYHRRIVIAVNITAVEFQDPELVDKIQALLFEHNVPSSFLELEITENMVMTDINSAMGTIVTLQSMGIKVSIDDFGTGYSSLVYLRKLPIDKIKIDRSFITEVASNDSDLTIVKSMVELSHGLGKRVLAEGVETVEQLNLLRHIGCDAVQGYFIKKPLPEDEFVQYLKRR, from the coding sequence ATGGAAGAACACCTGCTAGCCCAGGCCTTGCTGTTTGCGATAGAAGCATTTGTTTTTGCTTTATTGGCATTTTTTCTCTGGATTTATTATCAGGGATTAGGTCGTCAATATGTCAAATTATGGATGCTGAGTTTGCTTGCCTTGTCGGTAAGCTCAGTCGCTGTCTCCCTGCAAAACTATTATTATGCGCTACCGCAAACCCATATTATATCAGTTGTATTAGAGGTTTTTGAGCAAGTTTTCCGCTACTTGCACTTAGTATTATTACTATTTGGTCTTTATTGTGCAAAAACTCAAAGAAGCCTGGCAGGTAAAGAATTGTTCTGGGCTACAAGCTTAGTCCTGCTGTTGGGCGGCTTGGCGACACTTTTATATGCTTTTGAGCAACGTGATGTTTTTAATCGCTTTTATTTAAGGGTCAGTCTGCAAACTTTTGTTTTTGGCTGTAGTTTACTCGGCGCCAGTTTTTACCTGTTGTTTTCTCCCAAACAGCATTTTTCCAGTAAGATCTTAATGTGGTTGCTATTTTTGATGGGCGCCCGTTATCTGTTATTTTCTTTCGCTTCCATCATAGCCATCACCGAAGACTGGTTTGGGGAATTAAGCACTATGATGGTGTTTATCGACTTTGGCGCCAACAGCATTTTAGGTTTTACTATGTTGATCTGGATGCAGGGGGCAGAGCGCAATGCCGCCCTGGTGGCCATGAGCCAAATTCAGTATTTAGGCAAACATGACTCCCTGACCGGGGTATTAAACCGTGAGCAAGTGATCGAAAAACTGCCCCTGGCCATGACCATGGCGTTAGAGAAAAATAATAAGCTGTCTATTTTTCTGCTCGATATTAAACACTTTAAATTCATCAATGATACCTATGGCCTCAAGGCGGGAGATTATCTGCTCGGTGAAATCGCCAAACGTCTGAATAATAGTATTTTATTGCCGCAAGTGGTGGGGCGTCTTAGCGGTGACTCTTTTGTTTTTGTGCTCGATATTCAGCGTGCCCATATGCTTGATATGGCGCTGGATCACTTGCATGAATTGATCTCCCGACCATATCGCTACCAGGATCATGAAATCAGCATTAGCTGCAGCATAGGTTATTGCTTCTTTCCCGAGCATGGTGAAAATGCCGAAGAGCTACTGCAAAATGCCAATATGGCGCTGTTTGAGGCAGAAAGCCATAATAAACCGAGTGTTGAATTTGATGAAAGCATGCAGTCACAGGGGCGTTATTACCTGCTGATGGAAAAGGAAATACGCAATGCCCTGGCGGCGGATGAATTTGTACTTTATTTTCAGCCGCAACTGAACCTGCTGACCAATCGCCTCGAAGGGGTTGAGGCCCTGGTGCGTTGGCAGCACCCGGAAAAAGGCCTGCTTACGCCGGATAAATTTTTGCCGGATATTGAAAAACTGGGATTAAACAGCGAACTGGATGGTTATGTATTAAATAAAGCTTGCCAGACCATAGGGGAATGGTATGAGCGTTATCATCGCCGGATTGTGATTGCGGTGAATATAACCGCGGTTGAGTTCCAGGATCCTGAACTGGTGGATAAGATCCAGGCGTTATTGTTTGAGCATAATGTGCCGTCGAGTTTCCTGGAGCTGGAAATCACCGAAAATATGGTGATGACAGATATTAACAGCGCCATGGGTACTATCGTCACCTTGCAGAGCATGGGCATCAAGGTTTCGATCGATGACTTTGGTACTGGATATTCATCCCTGGTATACTTGCGTAAGTTACCGATAGATAAGATAAAAATAGATAGAAGTTTTATTACGGAAGTGGCTTCAAATGATTCTGATTTAACCATAGTCAAGTCTATGGTGGAGCTATCCCACGGCCTGGGCAAACGGGTGCTGGCGGAAGGGGTGGAAACGGTAGAGCAGCTTAATTTATTGCGTCATATCGGCTGTGATGCGGTTCAGGGATATTTTATTAAAAAACCCCTGCCTGAAGATGAGTTTGTCCAGTACTTGAAAAGAAGGTGA
- a CDS encoding gamma-butyrobetaine hydroxylase-like domain-containing protein has protein sequence MKITRFTLAADTATLTLDFIEQKDQEQQYQLSFEYLRVFSPVKSAPAKGKQAQGANPSQVSGWEIPLIAHKKQVLLKKIEAAGKHGYRFIFDDQHQAIYSEAYLLGLCRQQQVLWPEYLNAMKNNKLTREANISITQL, from the coding sequence ATGAAAATTACCCGTTTTACCCTGGCCGCTGATACGGCAACCCTGACCCTGGATTTTATCGAGCAGAAAGACCAGGAGCAGCAATATCAGCTGAGTTTTGAGTATTTACGGGTTTTCTCTCCGGTAAAAAGTGCGCCGGCGAAAGGCAAACAAGCTCAAGGGGCAAACCCCAGCCAGGTTTCCGGTTGGGAGATCCCCTTAATAGCTCATAAAAAACAGGTGTTATTGAAGAAGATAGAAGCGGCAGGTAAACATGGCTACCGCTTTATTTTTGATGATCAGCACCAGGCAATTTATTCTGAGGCTTATTTGCTGGGCTTATGCCGTCAGCAGCAAGTATTATGGCCTGAATACCTCAACGCCATGAAAAATAATAAATTAACCCGGGAAGCTAATATCAGCATCACCCAGCTTTAA
- the hslV gene encoding ATP-dependent protease subunit HslV → MTTIVSVRRNGKVVIGGDGQVSLGNTVMKGNAKKVRRLYNDKVLAGFAGGTADAFTLFERFESKLEMHQGHLTKAAVELAKDWRSDRALRKLEALLAVADETASLIITGNGDVVQPEHDLIAIGSGGNFAQASAMALLENTELSAKEIVEKSLKIAGDICVFTNHHYTIDEL, encoded by the coding sequence GTGACAACTATTGTTTCTGTAAGACGTAATGGCAAAGTCGTTATCGGTGGTGATGGCCAGGTTTCCCTGGGTAACACGGTAATGAAAGGCAATGCGAAAAAAGTACGTCGTTTATACAATGATAAAGTACTGGCGGGTTTTGCCGGCGGTACCGCAGATGCGTTTACCCTTTTTGAACGCTTTGAAAGTAAGCTGGAAATGCACCAGGGACACTTAACCAAGGCAGCGGTTGAGCTGGCAAAAGACTGGCGCAGCGACCGGGCCTTAAGAAAACTCGAAGCCTTATTGGCGGTGGCCGATGAAACAGCCTCCTTGATCATCACAGGTAACGGCGATGTCGTACAGCCCGAGCATGATCTGATCGCCATCGGCAGCGGCGGCAACTTTGCCCAGGCTTCCGCCATGGCGCTGCTCGAAAACACCGAGTTATCGGCGAAAGAAATCGTGGAAAAATCCCTGAAAATCGCCGGTGATATTTGTGTCTTCACCAACCACCACTACACCATAGACGAGCTTTAA
- a CDS encoding methyl-accepting chemotaxis protein has product MLIKHKLIANTLVLVVAMLSMLVIINYSVSSLGDDLKIAREVANVETEVLQLRRHEKDFIARKELKYQDKFVKQMKDLKKDVNFLDADLREAGVDLAEIDTLRKILQEYQQHFNALVASQQKIGLHPKDGLYGQLRGAVHDVEELIGTSDYQLRAGMLQLRRNEKDFMLRLDDKYVDKFAKNLALLQGDVDNSELASSKKGQINNLLASYQGAFLDLVQEQKHLGYSSANGILKEMRSTVHQVDKVMASLLKKNNELVEEHKSWINLTSYSIAIIVLTIAVGFAVVLTRSIISAISEMKSTMEVVAKTNDLTVVVKESGKDELADMAKVFNSMITSFRSLIVEVNHSVSTLNGATQSLAENISISNVGVEAQIQETDMVATAVTEMVATVDEIASNTHEAANKAEMTNQNADQGKQGVDKTINQIELLSEKLLESESVVNELAKDSDTIGSVLDVIRGIAEQTNLLALNAAIEAARAGEQGRGFAVVADEVRTLASRTQDSTQEIEGIISSLQGRTKEIVEHMASCRTQGQSSAEQASIAGTMLEEINQDVSTIMEMNTAIATAIKEQSAVASEVNQHVVSIRDVAEQSGSSAQQNAQMSEELSQQADVLHNEVSRFKV; this is encoded by the coding sequence ATGTTAATTAAGCATAAACTTATTGCGAATACCCTGGTGCTGGTAGTGGCTATGTTGTCAATGCTGGTCATTATTAATTATTCGGTATCGTCTTTAGGAGATGATCTGAAAATTGCCCGTGAAGTTGCCAATGTTGAAACCGAAGTGTTGCAGTTACGACGGCATGAAAAAGATTTTATAGCCCGCAAAGAACTGAAATATCAAGACAAGTTTGTTAAGCAAATGAAAGACTTGAAAAAAGATGTCAACTTTCTGGACGCCGATTTGCGCGAAGCCGGGGTTGATCTCGCGGAAATTGATACCTTGCGAAAAATACTGCAAGAATATCAGCAACACTTTAACGCGCTGGTGGCATCTCAGCAAAAAATCGGTCTGCACCCTAAAGACGGTCTTTATGGCCAGCTGCGGGGGGCCGTGCATGATGTCGAAGAGTTAATCGGTACCAGCGATTACCAGCTAAGGGCCGGCATGTTGCAGTTAAGGCGTAATGAAAAAGATTTTATGCTGCGCCTGGATGATAAATATGTCGATAAGTTTGCCAAGAACTTAGCACTTTTGCAGGGGGATGTGGACAACAGTGAACTGGCCTCCAGCAAGAAAGGGCAAATTAATAATTTGCTGGCCAGTTATCAGGGGGCCTTTCTTGACTTAGTGCAGGAGCAGAAACATTTAGGCTACTCTTCCGCCAATGGTATTCTCAAGGAAATGCGCAGTACTGTGCATCAGGTGGATAAAGTGATGGCCAGTTTGTTGAAAAAAAATAACGAGTTGGTTGAAGAGCATAAGAGCTGGATAAACCTTACCTCTTACAGTATTGCGATTATTGTGTTAACTATTGCTGTTGGTTTCGCCGTGGTGCTGACCCGAAGCATTATCTCTGCTATTTCCGAAATGAAAAGTACTATGGAAGTGGTGGCAAAAACCAATGATCTGACCGTGGTGGTAAAAGAGTCCGGTAAAGATGAACTGGCGGATATGGCGAAAGTCTTTAACAGCATGATCACCAGTTTCAGAAGTTTGATTGTGGAAGTTAACCATTCCGTGAGCACTTTAAACGGTGCGACCCAAAGCCTGGCGGAAAATATCAGTATTTCCAATGTTGGTGTCGAAGCGCAAATCCAGGAAACGGATATGGTGGCCACCGCGGTTACGGAGATGGTGGCGACGGTGGATGAGATCGCCAGCAATACCCATGAAGCCGCCAATAAAGCGGAAATGACCAATCAAAATGCCGACCAGGGCAAGCAGGGGGTGGATAAAACCATCAACCAGATCGAGCTGTTATCGGAAAAACTGCTGGAGTCGGAAAGTGTTGTCAATGAACTAGCCAAAGACAGCGATACCATAGGCTCGGTACTGGACGTGATCCGCGGTATCGCCGAACAGACCAATTTGCTGGCCCTTAATGCGGCGATCGAAGCGGCCCGGGCCGGAGAGCAGGGACGTGGCTTTGCCGTGGTCGCGGATGAAGTCAGAACCCTGGCCAGCCGTACCCAGGACTCTACCCAGGAAATCGAAGGGATTATCAGTTCATTGCAAGGGCGTACCAAGGAAATTGTCGAACATATGGCCAGCTGCCGTACTCAGGGACAAAGCAGCGCCGAGCAGGCAAGCATTGCCGGTACTATGCTGGAGGAAATCAATCAGGATGTTTCTACTATCATGGAGATGAATACCGCCATTGCTACCGCCATTAAAGAGCAAAGCGCCGTGGCTTCGGAAGTGAACCAGCATGTGGTCTCCATCAGGGATGTAGCCGAGCAGTCGGGTTCGTCGGCACAGCAAAATGCGCAGATGAGTGAAGAACTCTCCCAGCAGGCGGATGTGCTGCATAATGAAGTCAGCCGCTTTAAGGTTTAG
- the priA gene encoding primosomal protein N': MRQLFTYQLPEQLQSPEITAGERVIVPFGPRQLVAIIMATQAEPDIEASKIKPILSRLTDNCHFSPSLLHFLRICADYYHHPIGDVFQQALPVLLRQIKQPDISDPKLWFACDDISDETIGALEKKAPKQYDLYRLIASHQGLSWVELRTLGFSKAQLNAIRDKAFVKEQAQPPSVYQYQPQVLIEENKHKLSTEQAVIVSAINESLDKFSCHLIDGVTGSGKTEVYLQVMEQVLANNQQVLVLVPEIGLTPQTLIRFEQRFNAPIFLHHSGLNDRERLDTYLAAQQGNAAIVIGTRSAIFSPLQRLGLIIVDEEHDNSLKQQDSFRYHGRDIAILRARQLNIPVVLGSATPSLESLQNALSGKYHYHQLLRRAGKSTKAKIELLDVAQQQMEYGLSGTLKHAIKQTLARGEQVLIFLNRRGFAPAINCQECHWIAQCQRCNKPYTLHQGQQLLICHHCTSQKRVPHQCPGCGSIRIVPIGQGTEQLQQRINELFPEYSVVRIDRDSTRRKGELAKLLNEVTDKKHQLMIGTQMLAKGHHFPDVTLVAILDVDGALFSYDFRAAEQMAQLLVQVAGRAGRESKPGKVLVQTSFPEHPLLQDLVHNGYHHFARQALIERKQAYLPPFSFQALFRAEANYPSYPDKFLRALSDLELDGCEFAGPMPAAMEKKAGKYRFHLIVQSKSRKLLHQGVYALIAATSENEWHKKVRWSVDIDPQDLSW; encoded by the coding sequence ATGCGCCAGCTGTTCACTTACCAGTTACCCGAACAGTTGCAGTCCCCCGAAATCACAGCGGGAGAGCGGGTGATCGTGCCTTTTGGCCCCAGGCAGCTGGTGGCTATTATCATGGCAACCCAGGCAGAGCCGGATATTGAAGCCAGTAAAATCAAACCGATCTTATCCCGGTTAACGGACAACTGTCATTTCAGCCCTTCGTTATTACACTTTTTACGTATCTGCGCCGACTACTACCATCATCCCATCGGGGATGTTTTTCAGCAGGCACTGCCGGTATTGCTCAGGCAAATAAAACAACCGGATATCAGCGACCCTAAGCTGTGGTTTGCCTGCGATGATATCAGCGATGAAACCATTGGCGCCCTGGAGAAAAAAGCTCCGAAACAATACGATCTTTACCGGCTGATTGCCTCGCACCAGGGCCTGAGCTGGGTCGAATTGCGCACCCTTGGCTTTAGCAAGGCACAATTAAACGCCATCCGGGATAAAGCTTTTGTTAAAGAACAGGCGCAGCCGCCATCGGTTTATCAATACCAGCCGCAGGTGCTGATAGAAGAAAACAAACACAAGCTGTCAACCGAGCAGGCGGTGATTGTCTCGGCCATCAATGAGTCCCTGGACAAGTTCTCCTGCCACCTGATTGACGGCGTCACCGGCAGCGGTAAAACCGAGGTTTACCTGCAGGTAATGGAGCAGGTGCTGGCCAATAACCAACAGGTCCTGGTACTGGTGCCGGAAATCGGCCTGACCCCGCAGACCCTGATCCGTTTTGAACAAAGGTTTAACGCCCCTATTTTTCTGCATCATTCCGGCTTAAACGACAGGGAACGCCTGGATACTTACCTGGCGGCGCAGCAAGGTAATGCCGCTATCGTCATAGGCACCCGCTCCGCCATTTTTAGCCCGCTGCAGCGCCTGGGGCTGATCATAGTTGATGAAGAGCACGACAACTCGTTAAAACAACAGGACAGCTTTCGCTATCACGGCCGGGATATCGCAATATTAAGGGCCAGGCAGCTCAATATCCCTGTGGTGCTGGGCAGCGCTACTCCCAGCCTGGAGTCCCTGCAGAATGCCTTGTCGGGAAAATACCATTATCACCAGCTATTGCGCCGGGCCGGTAAAAGCACTAAGGCCAAGATAGAACTACTGGATGTGGCACAACAGCAAATGGAATACGGCTTATCCGGCACCTTAAAACATGCCATTAAGCAAACCCTGGCACGCGGCGAGCAGGTGTTGATCTTTTTAAACCGCCGCGGCTTTGCGCCGGCGATCAATTGCCAGGAATGTCACTGGATAGCCCAGTGCCAGCGCTGCAATAAACCTTATACCCTGCACCAGGGGCAACAGCTGCTGATTTGCCACCACTGCACCAGCCAAAAACGCGTACCGCACCAGTGCCCCGGTTGTGGCAGTATCCGCATTGTACCGATTGGCCAAGGTACAGAGCAGCTACAGCAGCGTATCAACGAGCTTTTTCCCGAATACAGCGTGGTGCGCATCGACCGCGACAGCACCCGGCGCAAAGGCGAACTGGCGAAATTACTCAACGAGGTCACCGATAAAAAACACCAACTGATGATCGGCACCCAGATGCTGGCCAAAGGCCACCATTTTCCCGATGTCACCCTGGTAGCTATTTTGGATGTCGACGGCGCCCTGTTCAGTTATGACTTTCGCGCCGCAGAGCAAATGGCGCAACTCTTGGTTCAGGTTGCAGGACGCGCCGGACGGGAAAGTAAACCCGGTAAAGTATTAGTGCAAACCAGCTTTCCCGAACACCCGTTATTACAGGACTTAGTACATAACGGCTACCATCATTTTGCCCGTCAGGCGCTGATAGAGCGTAAACAAGCCTACCTGCCGCCTTTTAGTTTTCAGGCCCTGTTTCGCGCCGAGGCCAATTACCCCTCCTATCCCGACAAATTTCTGCGCGCCTTAAGCGACCTTGAGCTCGACGGCTGTGAATTTGCCGGTCCTATGCCGGCGGCCATGGAGAAAAAAGCCGGTAAATACCGCTTCCATTTAATCGTCCAGTCAAAATCCCGTAAGCTCTTGCATCAGGGGGTATATGCCTTGATTGCCGCCACCAGCGAAAATGAGTGGCATAAAAAAGTGCGCTGGTCGGTGGATATAGATCCCCAGGATTTAAGCTGGTAA
- a CDS encoding helix-turn-helix domain-containing protein: MGQSVVGFAATNTCRTPKGSDLLKYARQSRGYTQAESAADYGIEERTLRRWENNEFNPKWNDVVGLIEDVYMLKVIDVIGELSNG, encoded by the coding sequence ATGGGCCAGTCAGTTGTAGGTTTTGCTGCGACAAATACCTGTCGTACGCCAAAAGGTTCGGATTTATTAAAGTATGCCAGACAAAGCCGCGGGTACACGCAAGCGGAGTCTGCTGCCGATTATGGCATTGAAGAGCGAACCTTGCGCCGTTGGGAGAATAATGAATTCAACCCGAAATGGAATGACGTTGTCGGGTTAATCGAAGATGTTTATATGTTAAAAGTCATTGATGTCATAGGAGAGCTGTCTAATGGATAA
- a CDS encoding glycoside hydrolase family protein — MSIQNTVEQIKKHEGFRSHPYYCTAKKFTLGYGRNLDDVGISEQEAEILLQNDLSECKAVVKRNIDTRHCNDAQVGVLINMAYNLGASGLMAFKKMLACVEVGDFSGAANEMLDSRWAQQVPNRAEELAKQMVLGEWQKA; from the coding sequence ATGTCTATACAAAATACCGTTGAACAAATTAAAAAACATGAAGGCTTTCGCAGCCATCCCTATTACTGTACGGCGAAAAAATTCACCTTAGGTTATGGCCGTAACCTTGATGATGTCGGTATCAGTGAGCAGGAAGCGGAAATTCTATTACAAAACGATCTGAGCGAATGCAAGGCCGTGGTTAAACGTAATATTGATACCCGCCATTGTAACGATGCCCAGGTTGGGGTGTTGATCAATATGGCCTATAACCTGGGAGCAAGCGGTCTTATGGCCTTTAAGAAGATGCTTGCCTGCGTTGAGGTCGGGGATTTCTCCGGGGCCGCCAATGAAATGCTTGATAGCCGCTGGGCGCAGCAAGTGCCTAACCGGGCCGAAGAGCTGGCCAAGCAAATGGTGCTGGGCGAATGGCAAAAGGCATGA
- the hslU gene encoding HslU--HslV peptidase ATPase subunit, with the protein MSNMTPREIVHELDSHIVGQSDAKRAVAIALRNRWRRMQLNEELRVEVTPKNILMIGPTGVGKTEIARRLAKLANAPFIKVEATKFTEVGYVGKEVETIIRDLADMAIKMTKEQEMARVKHLAEEAAEERILDVLLPNPRDGFGNEEQTDNSGTRQIFRKKLREGQLDDKEIELDLAAQPVGVEIMAPPGMEDMTSQLQNMFQNMSSDKTNKRKLKIKDAFKALQEEEAAKIVNNDDIKQKALESVEQNGIVFIDEIDKICKRGDTSGPDVSREGVQRDLLPLVEGSTVSTKHGMVKTDHILFIASGAFQMAKPSDLIPELQGRLPIRVELQALTTKDFVRILTEPNASLTEQYIALMATEGVKMEFSDDGIAAIAEAAWQVNESTENIGARRLHTMLERLVEDISFNANDRAGETVVIDESYVKETLTELVKDEDLSRFIL; encoded by the coding sequence ATGTCGAACATGACGCCTCGTGAAATCGTTCACGAACTAGACAGCCACATAGTCGGACAAAGTGATGCCAAGCGTGCTGTGGCGATTGCCCTGAGAAACCGCTGGCGCCGGATGCAGCTTAATGAAGAGCTGCGGGTTGAAGTAACTCCGAAAAATATTCTGATGATAGGTCCGACCGGTGTCGGTAAAACCGAAATCGCCCGCCGCCTGGCCAAGCTGGCCAATGCCCCTTTTATTAAGGTTGAAGCAACGAAATTTACCGAAGTGGGTTATGTCGGCAAGGAAGTGGAAACCATTATCCGCGATTTGGCAGATATGGCGATAAAAATGACCAAAGAGCAGGAAATGGCCCGGGTCAAACATTTAGCCGAAGAAGCCGCCGAAGAGCGCATCTTGGATGTGTTATTGCCTAATCCCCGCGACGGTTTCGGTAACGAAGAGCAAACCGATAACAGCGGTACCCGCCAGATTTTCCGGAAAAAACTACGCGAAGGCCAGTTAGACGATAAAGAAATCGAACTTGATTTGGCGGCGCAGCCTGTGGGCGTAGAGATCATGGCGCCTCCGGGCATGGAAGATATGACCTCACAGCTGCAGAACATGTTCCAGAACATGTCCAGCGACAAAACCAACAAGCGCAAATTAAAAATCAAAGATGCCTTTAAAGCGCTGCAGGAAGAAGAAGCGGCAAAAATCGTCAATAACGATGATATCAAGCAAAAGGCGCTGGAGTCGGTTGAACAAAACGGCATCGTCTTTATCGATGAAATCGATAAGATCTGTAAACGCGGCGATACTTCTGGCCCCGATGTTTCCCGTGAAGGGGTACAGCGGGATCTGCTGCCCCTGGTTGAAGGTTCAACCGTCAGCACCAAACACGGCATGGTGAAAACCGATCATATCCTGTTTATTGCCTCAGGTGCTTTCCAGATGGCCAAGCCGTCTGATCTTATCCCTGAGCTACAGGGTCGCTTGCCGATCCGGGTAGAACTTCAGGCGTTAACAACTAAAGACTTTGTCCGCATCCTGACCGAGCCCAATGCCTCATTAACCGAGCAATATATCGCATTAATGGCCACCGAAGGGGTTAAAATGGAATTCAGTGATGACGGCATCGCCGCCATTGCCGAGGCTGCCTGGCAGGTGAACGAAAGCACGGAAAATATCGGCGCCCGTCGCCTGCATACCATGCTGGAGCGCCTGGTGGAAGATATTTCCTTCAACGCCAACGACAGAGCCGGTGAAACGGTAGTCATTGATGAAAGCTATGTTAAAGAGACCCTGACCGAGCTGGTTAAGGATGAAGACTTAAGCCGCTTTATTTTATAA
- the rpmE gene encoding 50S ribosomal protein L31: MKEGIHPNYTEFKATCSCGNVIVTGSTRGKDIHLDVCSECHPFYTGKQKAAETGGRVDKFNKRFGALGKK, encoded by the coding sequence ATGAAAGAAGGTATTCACCCTAATTACACCGAGTTCAAAGCAACTTGTTCTTGCGGTAACGTTATCGTAACTGGTTCTACTCGCGGTAAAGATATTCATTTAGATGTTTGTTCAGAATGTCACCCATTCTACACTGGTAAGCAGAAAGCTGCTGAGACCGGTGGTCGCGTTGACAAGTTCAACAAACGTTTCGGTGCTCTGGGTAAGAAGTAA
- a CDS encoding glycoside hydrolase family protein, whose amino-acid sequence MHQLIQQIKRHKGFKSYPEYCPAGKLSIGYGRDLDGVGIRLEEAEMLLANDLNALLVETRENINLEHCNPARLAALINLIYLLGLERFLTFHRVIAAIESRDFVLATNELLLRLKAKYLPQYTALLLLQLESGQWQ is encoded by the coding sequence ATGCATCAATTAATTCAACAAATCAAACGACATAAGGGATTTAAGTCTTATCCCGAATATTGTCCGGCAGGCAAACTCAGCATAGGTTACGGACGTGATCTTGATGGTGTCGGTATTCGTCTCGAGGAAGCGGAAATGCTATTGGCAAATGACTTAAATGCCCTGCTCGTTGAGACCCGGGAAAATATCAACCTTGAGCATTGTAATCCGGCGCGTTTGGCGGCGCTGATTAACCTTATTTATTTGTTAGGGCTGGAACGTTTTTTGACTTTTCACCGGGTGATTGCCGCGATTGAAAGCCGTGATTTTGTCCTGGCAACCAATGAATTATTACTTCGCCTTAAGGCCAAGTACCTGCCCCAGTATACCGCCCTGCTGTTATTGCAGCTCGAATCCGGGCAGTGGCAATAA